The following coding sequences are from one Hypanus sabinus isolate sHypSab1 unplaced genomic scaffold, sHypSab1.hap1 scaffold_306, whole genome shotgun sequence window:
- the LOC132388370 gene encoding NACHT, LRR and PYD domains-containing protein 12-like has product MSAALRNPECKIQKLWLNNVGLTDSGAEDLVSALSTNPSLTELDLRLNSLTDRSVPALRCLILTLPRLERIRLGENWFSETGGKKLRPLRGVRPGLRVIV; this is encoded by the exons atgtctgcggctctgaggaacccggagtgtaaaatacagaaactgtg gctgaacaatgtcggtctcacagattctggtgccgaggatctcgtctccgctctcagtacaaacccatcactgacggagctggacctgagATTAAACtcgctgacagaccgatctgtccccgctctccgctgcctcatactgaccctcccgagacTGGAGCGGATCCG gctgggggAGAATTGGTTCAGTGAGACCGGTGGGAAGAAACTGAGACCTCTGCGGGGAGTCAGACCCGGTCTGAGAGTGATCGTGTGA